Proteins encoded in a region of the Phoenix dactylifera cultivar Barhee BC4 chromosome 3, palm_55x_up_171113_PBpolish2nd_filt_p, whole genome shotgun sequence genome:
- the LOC103717902 gene encoding cation/H(+) antiporter 15 gives MASANLTDQMKEPVTGGVVCYSPTLITTNGIWQGNNPLEYSLPLFIIQVILVVVTTRVLVLLLKPLHQPRVVAEIIGGILLGPSCLGKVKIIGESVFPTRSLLTLETVAHVGLLYFLFLVGVEMDVMVIKRTGRRALVIAVAGMVLPFGIGVAASYGLQRHVSQNIHQASFLLFIGVALAVTAFPVLARILAESKLLNTEIGRIAMSSAIVNDMCAWILLALSIALAESGSGDSAGKGNSSGNALASLWVLLSGVAFVLFCFYAVRPAMRWVMKRTPEGEGVSDFYVCLILTGVMLAGLTTDAIGIHSVFGAFVFGLVIPNGSLGVALIEKLEDFVTGLLLPLFFVISGLRTNLATVRDMKAVVPLAVVFLLASVGKILGTVLIAIFFTMSFRDGVALGFLMNTRGLVEMIVLNIGRDKEVLDDESFAVMVLASVVMTAMVTPVVMAVHRPTRRLIGYKRRNLQRSKPDVELRMLACVHNTRNVPALISLLDLSHPTKRSPIFVYALHLVELTNRASSMLIAHSAAATSKPHSSGHSASTTGTHAQADHIFAAFESYEQHAGGVSVQAITTVSTYGSMHEDICALAEEKHVTLIVLPFHKQQTVDGAMEPINSAIRTLNEGVLATAPCSVAVLVDRGLSAASRAAPAHPPTHHVALLFFGGPDDREALAYASRMVEHPGVTLLVIRFLPGDDLAVPTSPSAAARDSRVITIVTDSSRQRQLDDECMNEFRLRNVSNESVAYTERVVNSSEETVAALRAMESIHDLYIVGRGQGEATPMTAALAEWMECPELGPIGDLLASSDFSATVSVLVVQQYVGGALGPDVPGASAESPTGGAVKQYLNNANQRMSVVAGTHRGAAPASLNVTWNGR, from the exons ATGGCATCCGCGAACCTCACCGATCAGATGAAGGAGCCCGTCACTGGCGGTGTCGTCTGCTACTCCCCGACGCTCATCACCACCAACGGCATCTGGCAGGGCAACAACCCATTGGAATACTCGCTCCCCCTCTTCATCATTCAGGTCATCCTCGTCGTCGTCACCACCCGCGTCCTCGTCCTGCTTCTCAAGCCCTTACACCAGCCCCGTGTCGTCGCCGAGATCATC GGAGGCATACTCTTGGGACCATCGTGCCTGGGTAAGGTGAAAATTATCGGCGAATCGGTCTTCCCGACCAGGAGCTTGCTAACGCTGGAGACTGTGGCGCACGTCGGCCTCCTCTACTTCCTATTCCTAGTCGGCGTAGAGATGGATGTTATGGTCATAAAGAGGACCGGGCGGCGGGCGCTGGTCATCGCGGTGGCCGGCATGGTCCTCCCGTTCGGCATCGGCGTCGCAGCCTCCTACGGCCTCCAGCGCCACGTCTCCCAGAACATTCACCAAGcctcctttctcctcttcatcggCGTCGCTCTCGCCGTCACGGCCTTCCCCGTCCTCGCACGCATCCTCGCCGAGTCCAAGCTCCTCAACACCGAGATAGGCCGCATTGCCATGTCGTCGGCTATCGTCAACGACATGTGCGCATGGATCCTCCTCGCGCTCTCCATCGCCCTCGCGGAGTCCGGCAGCGGCGACTCCGCGGGGAAGGGGAATTCCAGCGGGAACGCGCTGGCGTCCCTCTGGGTGCTGCTCTCGGGTGTGGCCTTCGTATTGTTCTGCTTCTACGCCGTTCGGCCGGCGATGCGGTGGGTCATGAAGCGGACGCCGGAGGGTGAGGGAGTCAGCGACTTCTACGTGTGTCTGATACTGACCGGCGTCATGCTGGCCGGGTTGACGACGGACGCCATCGGGATTCACTCGGTCTTCGGGGCTTTTGTGTTCGGGCTGGTGATACCCAACGGGTCGCTTGGGGTGGCGTTGATAGAGAAGCTGGAGGACTTCGTGACCGGGTTGTTGCTGCCGTTGTTTTTTGTTATTAGTGGACTGAGGACGAACCTGGCCACCGTAAGGGACATGAAGGCGGTGGTGCCTCTGGCCGTGGTCTTCCTCCTGGCAAGTGTGGGGAAAATTCTGGGCACCGTTTTGATTGCGATCTTCTTTACGATGTCGTTCCGGGACGGGGTGGCTCTGGGTTTCCTAATGAATACCAGAGGGCTCGTGGAGATGATCGTCCTCAACATCGGAAGGGACAAAGAG GTGCTGGACGACGAGTCGTTCGCGGTGATGGTGCTGGCCTCGGTGGTGATGACGGCGATGGTGACCCCGGTGGTGATGGCAGTCCACCGGCCGACCCGCCGCCTGATCGGCTACAAGCGGCGCAACCTCCAGCGTTCGAAGCCCGACGTGGAACTCCGCATGCTGGCCTGCGTCCACAACACGCGCAACGTCCCCGCGCTCATCTCCCTCCTCGACCTCTCTCACCCCACCAAGCGCTCTCCAATCTTCGTGTACGCCCTCCACCTCGTCGAGCTCACCAACCGCGCCTCGTCCATGCTCATTGCCCATAGCGCCGCCGCCACCTCCAAGCCCCACAGCAGCGGCCACTCCGCATCCACCACCGGCACCCACGCCCAGGCCGACCACATCTTCGCCGCCTTCGAGAGCTACGAGCAGCATGCCGGCGGCGTCTCCGTCCAGGCCATCACCACCGTCTCAACGTACGGCTCCATGCACGAGGACATCTGCGCCCTCGCCGAGGAAAAGCACGTCACCCTCATCGTCCTCCCCTTCCACAAGCAGCAGACCGTCGACGGCGCCATGGAGCCCATCAATTCCGCTATCCGCACCCTCAACGAGGGCGTCCTCGCCACCGCCCCCTGCTCCGTCGCCGTCCTCGTCGACCGGGGTCTCTCCGCTGCCTCCCGCGCCGCCCCCGCCCACCCCCCCACCCACCACGTCgccctcctcttcttcggcgGCCCGGACGACCGCGAGGCCCTCGCCTACGCCTCCCGGATGGTCGAGCACCCCGGCGTCACCCTCCTCGTCATCCGCTTTCTCCCTGGCGACGACCTCGCCGTccccacctccccctccgccgccgcccgcGACTCCAGAGTCATCACCATCGTCACCGACAGCAGTCGCCAGCGGCAGCTCGACGACGAGTGCATGAACGAGTTCCGGCTGCGCAACGTGAGCAACGAGTCGGTAGCGTACACTGAAAGAGTGGTGAACAGCAGCGAGGAGACGGTGGCGGCGCTGCGGGCGATGGAGAGCATACACGATCTGTACATAGTGGGGAGGGGGCAGGGGGAGGCGACCCCGATGACGGCGGCGCTGGCGGAGTGGATGGAGTGCCCGGAGCTGGGGCCGATTGGTGACCTGCTGGCTTCTTCGGACTTCTCGGCCACGGTGTCAGTGCTGGTGGTGCAGCAGTACGTCGGCGGGGCGTTGGGGCCGGACGTGCCGGGAGCGTCGGCGGAGAGCCCAACCGGTGGGGCTGTGAAGCAGTACTTGAATAATGCCAACCAGCGGATGTCCGTGGTCGCCGGGACGCACCGTGGGGCGGCGCCAGCATCGCTCAACGTTACTTGGAATGGAAGGTAA
- the LOC103717901 gene encoding cation/H(+) antiporter 15-like, which translates to MSNSTYASSSPVDFLSSHGGKAEFTPLVCYAGTTTMHNSIWHDENPLAYSFPLFLLQCILIIATTRTINFLLRPLRQPRYISEILGGFVLGPSVMGRIPGFGLTTFPLWSLVTLNAIAHIGLIYSTFLVGLEVVELESLSSGGPRSLGFTAACVLPPLAISSKMAPIVHDLLHESTHREAFLAFIGVAVTVTAFSVLTRILAEMKLIGSDVGRIALSCAGLNDIVSWMLLATAVALAQTDSEVEKSIFSVLSAIAFYVMCRILVRPVVLWVARQAPVGEEANELHLSGMLVGVLAAAFITDSIGMHGIYGAFTLGIMVPNGPFGEAIAEKAGDLVDGLLMPLFLVISGLRTDLSTIKNWDGVAWLVLMVLFSAAAKVLASMLMAALCKMPLHDGLSVGLLMNSKGVIELVLLNIARDKHVIEGQTFTILVLMSMLLTATVSPLLTVVVKPVRRLVSYKRRTIWWTNPDSELRILVCVHTPREAPSFVSLLDISHPTKRSPIYVDALHLVELTGRAAAMLAVNSAAPPAAAKDPHHQQHLPALGRIQAQSDAINHVFESYEQHAGGVTAQCHTAVSPYATMHEDIIAVAVDRHAALILLPFHKHQTVDGGMEVVHQAIRSLNQAVLAAAPCSVGIFIDRGLGAGDRRTSGHRVALLFFGGADDREALAFAGRMAGHPKINLKVIRFMYGGGKSRQQQHHHRLGAAAATAGSPKAERVLTVMTEGEREQRLDEDSLGEFQARWGRGMVEYEEVVATNAEETVAAIQRVEESGHDLFVVGRGQNMESRLIEGLNDWSEFPELGPIGDLLASTDFEATASVLVVQRGGGPAIDMLVSPDSPGKPWPPFGNKGEQWAKGSRV; encoded by the exons ATGAGCAATTCGACGTATGCGAGCAGCTCGCCGGTCGACTTTCTAAGTTCCCATGGAGGAAAGGCAGAGTTTACTCCCCTTGTTTGCTATGCCGGAACCACGACCATGCACAACAGCATCTGGCATGACGAGAACCCATTAGCATACTccttccctctcttcctcctccaatgCATTCTCATCATCGCCACCACCCGCACCATCAACTTCCTCCTCCGCCCCCTCCGCCAACCTCGTTACATCTCCGAGATCTTG GGTGGGTTCGTGCTGGGCCCGTCGGTGATGGGACGGATCCCGGGTTTCGGGCTCACCACCTTCCCTTTGTGGAGCCTGGTAACCCTCAACGCCATCGCCCATATCGGCCTCATCTACTCCACCTTCTTGGTGGGCCTCGAGGTGGTCGAGCTCGAGTCACTCAGCAGCGGGGGACCCCGGTCGTTAGGGTTCACCGCGGCTTGCGTCCTGCCGCCGCTCGCCATCTCGTCAAAGATGGCTCCCATCGTCCACGACCTTCTCCACGAGAGCACCCACCGAGAGGCGTTCCTCGCCTTTATCGGCGTCGCCGTCACCGTCACCGCCTTCTCGGTGCTGACCCGAATCCTCGCGGAGATGAAGCTGATCGGCTCGGACGTCGGCCGGATCGCGCTCTCCTGCGCCGGCCTCAACGACATCGTGTCATGGATGCTGCTGGCGACGGCGGTGGCGCTCGCGCAGACCGACTCGGAGGTGGAGAAATCGATATTTTCGGTGCTGTCGGCGATCGCTTTCTACGTGATGTGCCGAATCCTCGTGCGGCCGGTGGTGCTGTGGGTGGCGCGACAGGCGCCGGTGGGTGAGGAGGCGAACGAGCTACACTTGTCCGGGATGTTGGTGGGTGTCCTGGCAGCGGCATTCATCACGGACAGCATCGGCATGCACGGCATCTACGGGGCCTTCACGCTCGGCATCATGGTGCCCAACGGACCCTTCGGGGAGGCCATCGCCGAGAAAGCGGGGGACCTGGTGGACGGGCTGCTGATGCCATTGTTCTTAGTGATCAGCGGGCTCCGGACGGACTTGTCTACCATCAAGAATTGGGACGGGGTGGCGTGGTTGGTGCTGATGGTGCTCTTCTCCGCAGCGGCCAAGGTTCTGGCGAGTATGCTCATGGCCGCTTTGTGCAAGATGCCTCTCCATGACGGCTTGTCCGTGGGACTTCTTATGAACTCCAAGGGGGTCATCGAGCTGGTCCTCCTTAACATTGCCAGAGACAAACAT GTCATCGAGGGCCAGACCTTCACCATACTGGTACTCATGTCGATGCTGTTGACGGCGACGGTGAGCCCGCTGTTGACGGTGGTGGTAAAGCCGGTACGACGGCTGGTGTCCTACAAACGGCGGACCATCTGGTGGACCAACCCGGACTCTGAGCTCCGCATCCTGGTTTGCGTCCATACCCCTCGTGAGGCCCCCTCCtttgtctccctcctcgacatctcCCACCCGACGAAGCGCTCCCCAATCTACGTCGATGCCCTCCACCTTGTCGAGCTCACCGGCCGTGCCGCCGCCATGCTCGCCGTCAACTCTGCTGCCCCCCCCGCCGCCGCCAAGGACCCCCACCACCAGCAGCACCTCCCGGCTCTCGGCCGCATCCAGGCCCAGTCCGACGCCATCAACCACGTCTTCGAGAGCTACGAGCAGCATGCCGGCGGCGTCACAGCCCAGTGCCACACCGCCGTCTCTCCCTACGCCACCATGCACGAGGACATCATTGCCGTGGCCGTGGACCGTCACGCGGCGCTCATCCTTCTCCCCTTCCACAAGCACCAGACCGTCGACGGTGGCATGGAGGTGGTCCACCAAGCGATTCGCAGCCTCAACCAGGCCGTCCTCGCAGCCGCCCCGTGCTCCGTTGGCATCTTTATCGACCGGGGCCTGGGAGCAGGCGACCGTCGCACGTCAGGGCACCGGGTGGCGCTGCTCTTCTTCGGTGGGGCCGATGACCGGGAGGCTCTGGCATTCGCGGGACGCATGGCTGGGCACCCTAAGATCAACCTCAAGGTGATTCGCTTCATGTACGGGGGCGGGAAGAGCCGACAACAACAGCACCACCACCGCCTGGGGGCGGCGGCAGCGACAGCGGGGTCACCTAAGGCCGAGAGGGTGCTGACGGTGATgacggagggggagagggagcagcGACTGGACGAGGATTCCTTGGGTGAGTTCCAGGCGAGGTGGGGCAGGGGAATGGTGGAGTACGAGGAGGTGGTTGCTACCAACGCGGAGGAGACGGTGGCGGCGATCCAGAGGGTGGAGGAAAGTGGCCATGACCTCTTTGTGGTGGGGCGGGGACAGAACATGGAGTCGCGGCTGATTGAGGGGCTGAACGATTGGAGCGAGTTCCCGGAGCTGGGACCTATCGGGGACCTGCTGGCGTCGACCGACTTCGAGGCCACGGCATCGGTGCTGGTGGTGCAGCGCGGCGGAGGCCCAGCGATCGACATGCTCGTGTCGCCGGACAGTCCCGGGAAGCCTTGGCCGCCATTTGGGAACAAGGGAGAGCAATGGGCCAAAGGCAGCAGggtgtaa